The proteins below come from a single Ailuropoda melanoleuca isolate Jingjing chromosome 1, ASM200744v2, whole genome shotgun sequence genomic window:
- the FAM131A gene encoding protein FAM131A isoform X3, with protein sequence MLPKSRRALTIQEIAALARSSLHGISQVVKDHVTKPTAMAQGRVAHLIEWKGWSKPSDSPAALESAFSSYSDLSEGEQEARFAAGVAEQFAIAEAKLRAWSSVDGEDSTDESYDEDFAGGTDSDMAGQLPLGPHLQDLFTGHRFSRPVRQGSVEPESDCSQTVSPETLCSSLCSLEDGLLGSPARLASQLLGDELLLAKLPPSRESAFRSLGPLEAQDSLYNSPLMESCLSPAEEEPAPRKDCQPLCPPPVGSWERQRQASDVASSGVVSLDEDEAEPEEQ encoded by the exons ATGCTGCCCAAGTCCCGGAGAGCCCTAACTATCCAGGAGATTGCTGCGCTGGCCAGATCCTCCCTGCATG GTATTTCTCAGGTGGTGAAGGACCACGTGACCAAGCCCACTGCCATGGCCCAGGGCCGAGTGGCTCACCTCATTGAGTGGAAGGGCTGGAGCAAGCCGAGCGACTCGCCTGCTGCCCTGGAGTCAGCCTTTTCCTCCTATTCGGACCTCAGCGAGGGTGAACAAGAGGCTCGCTTTGCAGCAG GAGTAGCCGAGCAGTTTGCCATTGCAGAAGCCAAGCTCCGGGCATGGTCTTCAGTGGATGGTGAGGACTCCACCGATGAATCCTATGATGAGGACTTTGCTGGAGGAACTGACTCAG ATATGGCCGGGCAGCTGCCCCTGGGGCCCCACCTCCAGGACCTCTTCACTGGCCACCGATTCTCCAGGCCTGTGCGCCAGGGCTCTGTGGAGCCTGAGAGCGACTGCTCGCAGACCGTGTCCCCAGAGACCCTGTGCTCCAGTCTGTGCAGCCTGGAGGACGGGTTGCTGGGCTCCCCAGCCCGCCTGGCCTCCCAGCTGCTGGGCGATGAGCTGCTCCTCGCCAAACTGCCCCCCAGCCGGGAAAGTGCCTTCCGTAGCCTGGGCCCGTTGGAGGCCCAGGACTCGCTCTACAACTCGCCCCTCATGGAGTCCTGCCTTTCCCCCGCCGAGGAGGAGCCAGCCCCCCGCAAGGACTGCCAGCCTCTCTGCCCACCACCGGTGGGCAGCTGGGAACGGCAGCGGCAAGCCTCTGATGTAGCTTCTTCTGGGGTGGTGTCCTTAGACGAGGATGAGGCAGAGCCAGAGGAACAGTGA
- the FAM131A gene encoding protein FAM131A isoform X2 codes for MGCIGSRSPAGQVASDPAWAVEWIELPRGLSLSSLGSARTLRGWSRSSRPSSVDSQDLPEVNVGDTVAMLPKSRRALTIQEIAALARSSLHGISQVVKDHVTKPTAMAQGRVAHLIEWKGWSKPSDSPAALESAFSSYSDLSEGEQEARFAAGVAEQFAIAEAKLRAWSSVDGEDSTDESYDEDFAGGTDSDMAGQLPLGPHLQDLFTGHRFSRPVRQGSVEPESDCSQTVSPETLCSSLCSLEDGLLGSPARLASQLLGDELLLAKLPPSRESAFRSLGPLEAQDSLYNSPLMESCLSPAEEEPAPRKDCQPLCPPPVGSWERQRQASDVASSGVVSLDEDEAEPEEQ; via the exons ATGGGCTGTATCGGCTCTCGGAGTCCGGCGGGTCAGG tggCCTCGGACCCCGCTTGGGCTGTGGAGTGGATTGAACTTCCTCGGggcctctctctgtcttccttggGATCTGCTCGGACCCTCCGAGGCTGGAGCCGGTCCTCCCGCCCTTCCTCCGTGGACAGCCAGGACTTGCCAGAG GTGAATGTTGGAGATACAGTCGCGATGCTGCCCAAGTCCCGGAGAGCCCTAACTATCCAGGAGATTGCTGCGCTGGCCAGATCCTCCCTGCATG GTATTTCTCAGGTGGTGAAGGACCACGTGACCAAGCCCACTGCCATGGCCCAGGGCCGAGTGGCTCACCTCATTGAGTGGAAGGGCTGGAGCAAGCCGAGCGACTCGCCTGCTGCCCTGGAGTCAGCCTTTTCCTCCTATTCGGACCTCAGCGAGGGTGAACAAGAGGCTCGCTTTGCAGCAG GAGTAGCCGAGCAGTTTGCCATTGCAGAAGCCAAGCTCCGGGCATGGTCTTCAGTGGATGGTGAGGACTCCACCGATGAATCCTATGATGAGGACTTTGCTGGAGGAACTGACTCAG ATATGGCCGGGCAGCTGCCCCTGGGGCCCCACCTCCAGGACCTCTTCACTGGCCACCGATTCTCCAGGCCTGTGCGCCAGGGCTCTGTGGAGCCTGAGAGCGACTGCTCGCAGACCGTGTCCCCAGAGACCCTGTGCTCCAGTCTGTGCAGCCTGGAGGACGGGTTGCTGGGCTCCCCAGCCCGCCTGGCCTCCCAGCTGCTGGGCGATGAGCTGCTCCTCGCCAAACTGCCCCCCAGCCGGGAAAGTGCCTTCCGTAGCCTGGGCCCGTTGGAGGCCCAGGACTCGCTCTACAACTCGCCCCTCATGGAGTCCTGCCTTTCCCCCGCCGAGGAGGAGCCAGCCCCCCGCAAGGACTGCCAGCCTCTCTGCCCACCACCGGTGGGCAGCTGGGAACGGCAGCGGCAAGCCTCTGATGTAGCTTCTTCTGGGGTGGTGTCCTTAGACGAGGATGAGGCAGAGCCAGAGGAACAGTGA
- the FAM131A gene encoding protein FAM131A isoform X1 — protein MPMISVLGKMFLWQREGPGGRWTCQTSRRVASDPAWAVEWIELPRGLSLSSLGSARTLRGWSRSSRPSSVDSQDLPEVNVGDTVAMLPKSRRALTIQEIAALARSSLHGISQVVKDHVTKPTAMAQGRVAHLIEWKGWSKPSDSPAALESAFSSYSDLSEGEQEARFAAGVAEQFAIAEAKLRAWSSVDGEDSTDESYDEDFAGGTDSDMAGQLPLGPHLQDLFTGHRFSRPVRQGSVEPESDCSQTVSPETLCSSLCSLEDGLLGSPARLASQLLGDELLLAKLPPSRESAFRSLGPLEAQDSLYNSPLMESCLSPAEEEPAPRKDCQPLCPPPVGSWERQRQASDVASSGVVSLDEDEAEPEEQ, from the exons ATGCCTATGATTTCTGTGCTGGGCAAAATGTTTCTGTGGCAGCGTGAAGGGCCTGGAGGACGATGGACTTGTCAGACAAGTCGCAGAG tggCCTCGGACCCCGCTTGGGCTGTGGAGTGGATTGAACTTCCTCGGggcctctctctgtcttccttggGATCTGCTCGGACCCTCCGAGGCTGGAGCCGGTCCTCCCGCCCTTCCTCCGTGGACAGCCAGGACTTGCCAGAG GTGAATGTTGGAGATACAGTCGCGATGCTGCCCAAGTCCCGGAGAGCCCTAACTATCCAGGAGATTGCTGCGCTGGCCAGATCCTCCCTGCATG GTATTTCTCAGGTGGTGAAGGACCACGTGACCAAGCCCACTGCCATGGCCCAGGGCCGAGTGGCTCACCTCATTGAGTGGAAGGGCTGGAGCAAGCCGAGCGACTCGCCTGCTGCCCTGGAGTCAGCCTTTTCCTCCTATTCGGACCTCAGCGAGGGTGAACAAGAGGCTCGCTTTGCAGCAG GAGTAGCCGAGCAGTTTGCCATTGCAGAAGCCAAGCTCCGGGCATGGTCTTCAGTGGATGGTGAGGACTCCACCGATGAATCCTATGATGAGGACTTTGCTGGAGGAACTGACTCAG ATATGGCCGGGCAGCTGCCCCTGGGGCCCCACCTCCAGGACCTCTTCACTGGCCACCGATTCTCCAGGCCTGTGCGCCAGGGCTCTGTGGAGCCTGAGAGCGACTGCTCGCAGACCGTGTCCCCAGAGACCCTGTGCTCCAGTCTGTGCAGCCTGGAGGACGGGTTGCTGGGCTCCCCAGCCCGCCTGGCCTCCCAGCTGCTGGGCGATGAGCTGCTCCTCGCCAAACTGCCCCCCAGCCGGGAAAGTGCCTTCCGTAGCCTGGGCCCGTTGGAGGCCCAGGACTCGCTCTACAACTCGCCCCTCATGGAGTCCTGCCTTTCCCCCGCCGAGGAGGAGCCAGCCCCCCGCAAGGACTGCCAGCCTCTCTGCCCACCACCGGTGGGCAGCTGGGAACGGCAGCGGCAAGCCTCTGATGTAGCTTCTTCTGGGGTGGTGTCCTTAGACGAGGATGAGGCAGAGCCAGAGGAACAGTGA